A single region of the Oncorhynchus keta strain PuntledgeMale-10-30-2019 chromosome 4, Oket_V2, whole genome shotgun sequence genome encodes:
- the LOC118372054 gene encoding uncharacterized protein LOC118372054 isoform X4, whose translation METTASTAQHAFGAGPRGPNPAHGPQPGQGPRHPGHPGPYGVPRPEDQPPHQQWPMPYNPYCGFPGMGGYGMMIPSPFQPSPYMEPPGYILPHSQLHLADYRRMINPHYHTTHYPQTMAYHARRFRYQHNAPATSREMINSEVQTEPTLGAARSDPKLSNADSSMKSNVQTNSESASDTSCTAAQSLSPASAVQEVMSKSPAYQDVVLAPTPNNTPISTRSAAPQKGSFVFQTEVEELRLECRSTPTGLNILHSHETSELCTAHSVSATDEDLVQLCSSSSLHHKVSQGRMLHGQEGMGLVGEEGDQCLQQACADILLMDGACSSGGPDNFLALDDCDSFITKTLAERPGNSESDMDYRVVVQSHTADGPQFTSDDGELSGNGSKSVYFKILHLPFDMQYLEELRKIEASVWSASLAPYVPSAEFMIQQGLMEPHREALSPVVMEEVPMVEEVPTAEVVPMVEVEVPGAEKVPTAEVVSLVEGVPIAESPSNENVLLAEMVPNVMEVPAISSPNKTDNAPMSPETSQKRGAVSDLDQDASFGGLPTYRPSTSWLGDFGNVYYHSKMPSDVEEQRKILRGSPLKVSSPKRKPNHDQEPHCVSVTRTAPLRLKGEGCRPGDKVDRRSYSDQEFCANRTFNVNTVTSGGHKRERICARCLTTKCRVNKRPGSPGPGLDAQIVKRQGVPVPPWEEYILAQTCAACKCLARRRVTRKGSGSDVPSGPQNEETEGETSENSSCRAGPGPKLRDPRRPQSSMKRHSEKCPMGPHSKLREKNCSCEEPHRPPAAVLGGPRRHPHGDVIRERNEENLGVCVSVPLQDKWRNQHQDQCYLAAQKSQQEKLWKAALSKPDNTESNIKLGPRDLIKQKKHISQSQGLHRKDTRC comes from the exons ATGGAAACAACCGCGTCTACAGCCCAGCATGCATTTGGAGCGGGCCCTCGTGGGCCCAACCCAGCCCATGGACCTCAACCGGGCCAGGGCCCCCGACACCCAGGTCACCCTGGACCTTACGGAGTTCCACGTCCCGAGGATCAGCCCCCACACCAGCAA TGGCCCATGCCATACAACCCTTACTGCGGCTTCCCTGGGATGG GAGGTTATGGTATGATGATACCGAGTCCCTtccagcccagtccctacatggAGCCTCCGGGTTACATCCTACCCCACTCTCAGCTCCACCTGGCGGACTACAGGCGTATGATCAACCCCCACTACCACACTACCCACTACCCACAGACCATGGCTTACCATGCACGCAG GTTCCGCTACCAGCACAATGCCCCAGCCACCAGCAGGGAGATGATCAACTCTGAG GTACAGACTGAGCCCACATTAGGAGCAGCACGCTCTGACCCCAAACTCTCTAACGCCGACTCATCTATGAAAAGTAATGTCCAAACCAACTCAGAATCTGCCAGCGACACCAGTTGCACAGCTGCCCAGTCACTATCCCCAGCCTCTGCTGTGCAGGAGGTGATGTCTAAATCACCAGCTTACCAGGATGTTGTATTGGCACCCACCCCCAACAACACTCCTATTTCCACCAGGTCTGCTGCACCCCAGAAGGGTAGCTTTGTGTTCCAGACAGAG GTGGAGGAGTTGAGGCTGGAGTGCCGCAGCACGCCCACAGGGTTAAATATCCTCCACTCCCATGAGACATCTGAACTGTGCACTGCCCACAGTGTGTCTGCGACCGATGAAGACTTGGTACAGctctgctcttcctcctccctccaccacaaGGTCTCACAGGGCAGGATGCTCCATGGCCAGGAGGGGATGGGTTTggttggggaggagggggatCAGTGTCTCCAGCAAGCCTGCGCGGATATACTTCTAATGGATGGGGCATGCTCGAGTGGCGGACCAGATAACTTCCTTGCTCTTGACGATTGCGACTCATTCATCACGAAAACACTGGCCGAACGACCAGGGAATTCTGAATCCGATATGGACTACAGAGTGGTGGTCCAAAGCCACACCGCAGATGGTCCTCAATTTACAAGTGATGACGGAGAACTGAGTGGGAACGGCTCCAAGAGTGTCTATTTTAAGATCCTCCACCTGCCCTTTGACATGCAGTACTTAGAAGAGCTGAGGAAGATTGAGGCGTCTGTGTGGTCGGCGTCTCTGGCACCGTACGTCCCGTCAGCAGAGTTTATGATCCAGCAGGGCCTGATGGAGCCACACAGGGAGGCACTGAGCCCTGTGGTCATGGAGGAAGTCCCCATGGTGGAGGAAGTCCCCACGGCAGAGGTGGTCCCCATGGTGGAGGTTGAGGTCCCTGGGGCGGAGAAGGTCCCCACGGCTGAGGTGGTCTCTCTAGTGGAGGGAGTCCCCATTGCGGAGAGCCCTTCGAATGAAAATGTTTTATTGGCAGAGATGGTCCCCAATGTAATGGAGGTACCTGCAATATCCAGTCCTAACAAAACGGACAATGCGCCCATGTCTCCAGAGACCAGTCAAAAGAGGGGTGCGGTGAGTGACCTTGATCAGGATGCCTCCTTTGGGGGGTTACCAACATACCGTCCCTCAACTAGCTGGCTGGGTGACTTTGGCAACGTCTACTATCACAGCAAGATGCCTTCTGATGTTGAGGAGCAGCGCAAGATCCTCAGAGGCAGCCCACTTAAGGTGTCTAGCCCCAAACGGAAACCAAACCATGACCAAGAGCCTCATTGTGTTTCAGTCACTAGAACCGCTCCACTCAGGCTTAAGGGAGAGGGATGCAGACCCGGAGACAAGGTTGACAGGAGGAGCTACTCTGATCAAGAGTTCTGTGCTAACCGGACCTTCAATGTGAACACGGTGACCTCTGGTGGCCACAAAAGGGAGCGCATCTGTGCCAGATGTTTGACGACAAAATGCAGAGTAAACAAGAGACCTGGCAGTCCAGGACCAGGCCTGGATGCTCAGATTGTAAAACGACAAGGGGTCCCCGTTCCACCATGGGAGGAATATATCCTAGCCCAGACTTGTGCAGCCTGCAAATGCCTTGCCCGGAGGCGGGTAACGAGGAAAGGTTCCGGTTCAGATGTTCCCAGCGGACCACAAAACGAAGAGACGGAGGGTGAGACCTCTGAGAACAG TTCTTGTCGGGCAGGACCGGGGCCCAAACTGAGGGACCCCAGGAGGCCTCAGTCCTCCATGAAGCGCCACTCTGAG AAGTGTCCCATGGGTCCACACTCAAAACTGAGGGAGAAGAACTGTTCCTGTGAAGAGCCCCATCGGCCCCCCGCTGCTGTGTTGGGGGGGCCGCGCCGCCATCCCCATGGCGATGTCATCAGGGAGCGAAATGAGGAGAACCTTGGCGTGTGCGTCTCTGTCCCACTTCAGGACAAATGGAGAAACCAACACCAGGACCAATGCTACCTCGCGGCACAGAAATCTCAACAAG AGAAGCTGTGGAAAGCGGCCTTGTCCAAGCCTGACAACACTGAAAGTAATATTAAGCTCGGACCCAGAGACTTGATTAAACAGAAGAAACACATTTCTCAATCACAAG GACTTCACAGAAAAGACACAAGATGCTAA
- the LOC118372054 gene encoding uncharacterized protein LOC118372054 isoform X3 yields METTASTAQHAFGAGPRGPNPAHGPQPGQGPRHPGHPGPYGVPRPEDQPPHQQPHHHIQHSRPFFYIHPSQPYPSQPYPSQPYPSQPFPSQPFPSQPFPSQPFPSQPYPSQPYPSQPYPSQPYPSQPFPSQLYPSALPYQWPMPYNPYCGFPGMGGYGMMIPSPFQPSPYMEPPGYILPHSQLHLADYRRMINPHYHTTHYPQTMAYHARRFRYQHNAPATSREMINSEVQTEPTLGAARSDPKLSNADSSMKSNVQTNSESASDTSCTAAQSLSPASAVQEVMSKSPAYQDVVLAPTPNNTPISTRSAAPQKGSFVFQTEVEELRLECRSTPTGLNILHSHETSELCTAHSVSATDEDLVQLCSSSSLHHKVSQGRMLHGQEGMGLVGEEGDQCLQQACADILLMDGACSSGGPDNFLALDDCDSFITKTLAERPGNSESDMDYRVVVQSHTADGPQFTSDDGELSGNGSKSVYFKILHLPFDMQYLEELRKIEASVWSASLAPYVPSAEFMIQQGLMEPHREALSPVVMEEVPMVEEVPTAEVVPMVEVEVPGAEKVPTAEVVSLVEGVPIAESPSNENVLLAEMVPNVMEVPAISSPNKTDNAPMSPETSQKRGAVSDLDQDASFGGLPTYRPSTSWLGDFGNVYYHSKMPSDVEEQRKILRGSPLKVSSPKRKPNHDQEPHCVSVTRTAPLRLKGEGCRPGDKVDRRSYSDQEFCANRTFNVNTVTSGGHKRERICARCLTTKCRVNKRPGSPGPGLDAQIVKRQGVPVPPWEEYILAQTCAACKCLARRRVTRKGSGSDVPSGPQNEETEGETSENSSCRAGPGPKLRDPRRPQSSMKRHSEKCPMGPHSKLREKNCSCEEPHRPPAAVLGGPRRHPHGDVIRERNEENLGVCVSVPLQDKWRNQHQDQCYLAAQKSQQEKLWKAALSKPDNTESNIKLGPRDLIKQKKHISQSQGLHRKDTRC; encoded by the exons ATGGAAACAACCGCGTCTACAGCCCAGCATGCATTTGGAGCGGGCCCTCGTGGGCCCAACCCAGCCCATGGACCTCAACCGGGCCAGGGCCCCCGACACCCAGGTCACCCTGGACCTTACGGAGTTCCACGTCCCGAGGATCAGCCCCCACACCAGCAA CCCCATCACCACATCCAGCACAGCAGACCATTCTTCTACATACACCCTTCCCAGCCATACCCTTCCCAGCCATACCCTTCCCAGCCATACCCTTCCCAGCCATTCCCTTCCCAGCCATTCCCTTCCCAGCCATTCCCTTCCCAGCCATTCCCTTCCCAGCCATACCCTTCCCAGCCATACCCTTCCCAGCCATACCCTTCCCAGCCATACCCTTCCCAGCCATTCCCTTCCCAGCTTTACCCCTCTGCTCTACCCTATCAGTGGCCCATGCCATACAACCCTTACTGCGGCTTCCCTGGGATGG GAGGTTATGGTATGATGATACCGAGTCCCTtccagcccagtccctacatggAGCCTCCGGGTTACATCCTACCCCACTCTCAGCTCCACCTGGCGGACTACAGGCGTATGATCAACCCCCACTACCACACTACCCACTACCCACAGACCATGGCTTACCATGCACGCAG GTTCCGCTACCAGCACAATGCCCCAGCCACCAGCAGGGAGATGATCAACTCTGAG GTACAGACTGAGCCCACATTAGGAGCAGCACGCTCTGACCCCAAACTCTCTAACGCCGACTCATCTATGAAAAGTAATGTCCAAACCAACTCAGAATCTGCCAGCGACACCAGTTGCACAGCTGCCCAGTCACTATCCCCAGCCTCTGCTGTGCAGGAGGTGATGTCTAAATCACCAGCTTACCAGGATGTTGTATTGGCACCCACCCCCAACAACACTCCTATTTCCACCAGGTCTGCTGCACCCCAGAAGGGTAGCTTTGTGTTCCAGACAGAG GTGGAGGAGTTGAGGCTGGAGTGCCGCAGCACGCCCACAGGGTTAAATATCCTCCACTCCCATGAGACATCTGAACTGTGCACTGCCCACAGTGTGTCTGCGACCGATGAAGACTTGGTACAGctctgctcttcctcctccctccaccacaaGGTCTCACAGGGCAGGATGCTCCATGGCCAGGAGGGGATGGGTTTggttggggaggagggggatCAGTGTCTCCAGCAAGCCTGCGCGGATATACTTCTAATGGATGGGGCATGCTCGAGTGGCGGACCAGATAACTTCCTTGCTCTTGACGATTGCGACTCATTCATCACGAAAACACTGGCCGAACGACCAGGGAATTCTGAATCCGATATGGACTACAGAGTGGTGGTCCAAAGCCACACCGCAGATGGTCCTCAATTTACAAGTGATGACGGAGAACTGAGTGGGAACGGCTCCAAGAGTGTCTATTTTAAGATCCTCCACCTGCCCTTTGACATGCAGTACTTAGAAGAGCTGAGGAAGATTGAGGCGTCTGTGTGGTCGGCGTCTCTGGCACCGTACGTCCCGTCAGCAGAGTTTATGATCCAGCAGGGCCTGATGGAGCCACACAGGGAGGCACTGAGCCCTGTGGTCATGGAGGAAGTCCCCATGGTGGAGGAAGTCCCCACGGCAGAGGTGGTCCCCATGGTGGAGGTTGAGGTCCCTGGGGCGGAGAAGGTCCCCACGGCTGAGGTGGTCTCTCTAGTGGAGGGAGTCCCCATTGCGGAGAGCCCTTCGAATGAAAATGTTTTATTGGCAGAGATGGTCCCCAATGTAATGGAGGTACCTGCAATATCCAGTCCTAACAAAACGGACAATGCGCCCATGTCTCCAGAGACCAGTCAAAAGAGGGGTGCGGTGAGTGACCTTGATCAGGATGCCTCCTTTGGGGGGTTACCAACATACCGTCCCTCAACTAGCTGGCTGGGTGACTTTGGCAACGTCTACTATCACAGCAAGATGCCTTCTGATGTTGAGGAGCAGCGCAAGATCCTCAGAGGCAGCCCACTTAAGGTGTCTAGCCCCAAACGGAAACCAAACCATGACCAAGAGCCTCATTGTGTTTCAGTCACTAGAACCGCTCCACTCAGGCTTAAGGGAGAGGGATGCAGACCCGGAGACAAGGTTGACAGGAGGAGCTACTCTGATCAAGAGTTCTGTGCTAACCGGACCTTCAATGTGAACACGGTGACCTCTGGTGGCCACAAAAGGGAGCGCATCTGTGCCAGATGTTTGACGACAAAATGCAGAGTAAACAAGAGACCTGGCAGTCCAGGACCAGGCCTGGATGCTCAGATTGTAAAACGACAAGGGGTCCCCGTTCCACCATGGGAGGAATATATCCTAGCCCAGACTTGTGCAGCCTGCAAATGCCTTGCCCGGAGGCGGGTAACGAGGAAAGGTTCCGGTTCAGATGTTCCCAGCGGACCACAAAACGAAGAGACGGAGGGTGAGACCTCTGAGAACAG TTCTTGTCGGGCAGGACCGGGGCCCAAACTGAGGGACCCCAGGAGGCCTCAGTCCTCCATGAAGCGCCACTCTGAG AAGTGTCCCATGGGTCCACACTCAAAACTGAGGGAGAAGAACTGTTCCTGTGAAGAGCCCCATCGGCCCCCCGCTGCTGTGTTGGGGGGGCCGCGCCGCCATCCCCATGGCGATGTCATCAGGGAGCGAAATGAGGAGAACCTTGGCGTGTGCGTCTCTGTCCCACTTCAGGACAAATGGAGAAACCAACACCAGGACCAATGCTACCTCGCGGCACAGAAATCTCAACAAG AGAAGCTGTGGAAAGCGGCCTTGTCCAAGCCTGACAACACTGAAAGTAATATTAAGCTCGGACCCAGAGACTTGATTAAACAGAAGAAACACATTTCTCAATCACAAG GACTTCACAGAAAAGACACAAGATGCTAA
- the LOC118372054 gene encoding uncharacterized protein LOC118372054 isoform X1 — protein METTASTAQHAFGAGPRGPNPAHGPQPGQGPRHPGHPGPYGVPRPEDQPPHQQHQQPHHHIQHSRPFFYIHPSQPYPSQPYPSQPYPSQPFPSQPFPSQPFPSQPFPSQPYPSQPYPSQPYPSQPYPSQPFPSQLYPSALPYQWPMPYNPYCGFPGMGGYGMMIPSPFQPSPYMEPPGYILPHSQLHLADYRRMINPHYHTTHYPQTMAYHARRFRYQHNAPATSREMINSEVQTEPTLGAARSDPKLSNADSSMKSNVQTNSESASDTSCTAAQSLSPASAVQEVMSKSPAYQDVVLAPTPNNTPISTRSAAPQKGSFVFQTEVEELRLECRSTPTGLNILHSHETSELCTAHSVSATDEDLVQLCSSSSLHHKVSQGRMLHGQEGMGLVGEEGDQCLQQACADILLMDGACSSGGPDNFLALDDCDSFITKTLAERPGNSESDMDYRVVVQSHTADGPQFTSDDGELSGNGSKSVYFKILHLPFDMQYLEELRKIEASVWSASLAPYVPSAEFMIQQGLMEPHREALSPVVMEEVPMVEEVPTAEVVPMVEVEVPGAEKVPTAEVVSLVEGVPIAESPSNENVLLAEMVPNVMEVPAISSPNKTDNAPMSPETSQKRGAVSDLDQDASFGGLPTYRPSTSWLGDFGNVYYHSKMPSDVEEQRKILRGSPLKVSSPKRKPNHDQEPHCVSVTRTAPLRLKGEGCRPGDKVDRRSYSDQEFCANRTFNVNTVTSGGHKRERICARCLTTKCRVNKRPGSPGPGLDAQIVKRQGVPVPPWEEYILAQTCAACKCLARRRVTRKGSGSDVPSGPQNEETEGETSENSSCRAGPGPKLRDPRRPQSSMKRHSEKCPMGPHSKLREKNCSCEEPHRPPAAVLGGPRRHPHGDVIRERNEENLGVCVSVPLQDKWRNQHQDQCYLAAQKSQQEKLWKAALSKPDNTESNIKLGPRDLIKQKKHISQSQGLHRKDTRC, from the exons ATGGAAACAACCGCGTCTACAGCCCAGCATGCATTTGGAGCGGGCCCTCGTGGGCCCAACCCAGCCCATGGACCTCAACCGGGCCAGGGCCCCCGACACCCAGGTCACCCTGGACCTTACGGAGTTCCACGTCCCGAGGATCAGCCCCCACACCAGCAA CACCAGCAGCCCCATCACCACATCCAGCACAGCAGACCATTCTTCTACATACACCCTTCCCAGCCATACCCTTCCCAGCCATACCCTTCCCAGCCATACCCTTCCCAGCCATTCCCTTCCCAGCCATTCCCTTCCCAGCCATTCCCTTCCCAGCCATTCCCTTCCCAGCCATACCCTTCCCAGCCATACCCTTCCCAGCCATACCCTTCCCAGCCATACCCTTCCCAGCCATTCCCTTCCCAGCTTTACCCCTCTGCTCTACCCTATCAGTGGCCCATGCCATACAACCCTTACTGCGGCTTCCCTGGGATGG GAGGTTATGGTATGATGATACCGAGTCCCTtccagcccagtccctacatggAGCCTCCGGGTTACATCCTACCCCACTCTCAGCTCCACCTGGCGGACTACAGGCGTATGATCAACCCCCACTACCACACTACCCACTACCCACAGACCATGGCTTACCATGCACGCAG GTTCCGCTACCAGCACAATGCCCCAGCCACCAGCAGGGAGATGATCAACTCTGAG GTACAGACTGAGCCCACATTAGGAGCAGCACGCTCTGACCCCAAACTCTCTAACGCCGACTCATCTATGAAAAGTAATGTCCAAACCAACTCAGAATCTGCCAGCGACACCAGTTGCACAGCTGCCCAGTCACTATCCCCAGCCTCTGCTGTGCAGGAGGTGATGTCTAAATCACCAGCTTACCAGGATGTTGTATTGGCACCCACCCCCAACAACACTCCTATTTCCACCAGGTCTGCTGCACCCCAGAAGGGTAGCTTTGTGTTCCAGACAGAG GTGGAGGAGTTGAGGCTGGAGTGCCGCAGCACGCCCACAGGGTTAAATATCCTCCACTCCCATGAGACATCTGAACTGTGCACTGCCCACAGTGTGTCTGCGACCGATGAAGACTTGGTACAGctctgctcttcctcctccctccaccacaaGGTCTCACAGGGCAGGATGCTCCATGGCCAGGAGGGGATGGGTTTggttggggaggagggggatCAGTGTCTCCAGCAAGCCTGCGCGGATATACTTCTAATGGATGGGGCATGCTCGAGTGGCGGACCAGATAACTTCCTTGCTCTTGACGATTGCGACTCATTCATCACGAAAACACTGGCCGAACGACCAGGGAATTCTGAATCCGATATGGACTACAGAGTGGTGGTCCAAAGCCACACCGCAGATGGTCCTCAATTTACAAGTGATGACGGAGAACTGAGTGGGAACGGCTCCAAGAGTGTCTATTTTAAGATCCTCCACCTGCCCTTTGACATGCAGTACTTAGAAGAGCTGAGGAAGATTGAGGCGTCTGTGTGGTCGGCGTCTCTGGCACCGTACGTCCCGTCAGCAGAGTTTATGATCCAGCAGGGCCTGATGGAGCCACACAGGGAGGCACTGAGCCCTGTGGTCATGGAGGAAGTCCCCATGGTGGAGGAAGTCCCCACGGCAGAGGTGGTCCCCATGGTGGAGGTTGAGGTCCCTGGGGCGGAGAAGGTCCCCACGGCTGAGGTGGTCTCTCTAGTGGAGGGAGTCCCCATTGCGGAGAGCCCTTCGAATGAAAATGTTTTATTGGCAGAGATGGTCCCCAATGTAATGGAGGTACCTGCAATATCCAGTCCTAACAAAACGGACAATGCGCCCATGTCTCCAGAGACCAGTCAAAAGAGGGGTGCGGTGAGTGACCTTGATCAGGATGCCTCCTTTGGGGGGTTACCAACATACCGTCCCTCAACTAGCTGGCTGGGTGACTTTGGCAACGTCTACTATCACAGCAAGATGCCTTCTGATGTTGAGGAGCAGCGCAAGATCCTCAGAGGCAGCCCACTTAAGGTGTCTAGCCCCAAACGGAAACCAAACCATGACCAAGAGCCTCATTGTGTTTCAGTCACTAGAACCGCTCCACTCAGGCTTAAGGGAGAGGGATGCAGACCCGGAGACAAGGTTGACAGGAGGAGCTACTCTGATCAAGAGTTCTGTGCTAACCGGACCTTCAATGTGAACACGGTGACCTCTGGTGGCCACAAAAGGGAGCGCATCTGTGCCAGATGTTTGACGACAAAATGCAGAGTAAACAAGAGACCTGGCAGTCCAGGACCAGGCCTGGATGCTCAGATTGTAAAACGACAAGGGGTCCCCGTTCCACCATGGGAGGAATATATCCTAGCCCAGACTTGTGCAGCCTGCAAATGCCTTGCCCGGAGGCGGGTAACGAGGAAAGGTTCCGGTTCAGATGTTCCCAGCGGACCACAAAACGAAGAGACGGAGGGTGAGACCTCTGAGAACAG TTCTTGTCGGGCAGGACCGGGGCCCAAACTGAGGGACCCCAGGAGGCCTCAGTCCTCCATGAAGCGCCACTCTGAG AAGTGTCCCATGGGTCCACACTCAAAACTGAGGGAGAAGAACTGTTCCTGTGAAGAGCCCCATCGGCCCCCCGCTGCTGTGTTGGGGGGGCCGCGCCGCCATCCCCATGGCGATGTCATCAGGGAGCGAAATGAGGAGAACCTTGGCGTGTGCGTCTCTGTCCCACTTCAGGACAAATGGAGAAACCAACACCAGGACCAATGCTACCTCGCGGCACAGAAATCTCAACAAG AGAAGCTGTGGAAAGCGGCCTTGTCCAAGCCTGACAACACTGAAAGTAATATTAAGCTCGGACCCAGAGACTTGATTAAACAGAAGAAACACATTTCTCAATCACAAG GACTTCACAGAAAAGACACAAGATGCTAA